From Streptomyces sp. NBC_00775, one genomic window encodes:
- a CDS encoding ABC transporter substrate-binding protein yields MGHQISRRTLFRTASGLAVAGALGGSLSACGGGTGAGSTSSKLTMTWWGSDDRHNAYKKALATFQKSNSKIKIEERYSGYDGYFDRFNTNVAGGSAPDLLQMDTALVAQYARKGVLAPIDEYVGKSLDLTGFSKTLLAAGTVDGKLYGVPSGIGVNILTVNVTGLKKLGLELPDREWTWADLKKVAVDVNKKSGGKQFGVDDGGGGTLQAFEVFAREKGQTFFATDGKKLGFTADTLQEWWEFWAEMRKDKASPPAAITSAAHNDLTKNGVVIGKTLFTFDSGVYGAGGAITDAVLDFLPTPKGDWSGAREGNFVNGGVLLSATKASKHIADSVKIMSYFAQDATAIKDMQLLRGIPPTEKARSLIAAGLSDTDKKSMDIADYISKRVAKATDALAAPQPPPNGADQIWDLLFQSNLAIAFGKKSIKAQLTAFFDQAGSILSQ; encoded by the coding sequence GTGGGTCACCAGATCTCGCGCAGAACCCTTTTCCGCACCGCGAGCGGACTCGCCGTTGCCGGCGCGCTCGGCGGCTCGCTGAGCGCCTGCGGCGGAGGCACCGGCGCCGGCAGCACCAGCTCCAAGCTGACCATGACGTGGTGGGGCAGCGACGACCGTCACAACGCCTACAAGAAGGCGCTCGCGACGTTCCAGAAGAGCAACTCGAAGATCAAGATCGAAGAGCGCTACTCCGGCTACGACGGCTACTTCGACCGGTTCAACACCAACGTGGCCGGCGGCAGCGCCCCCGACCTGCTCCAGATGGACACCGCGCTGGTGGCGCAGTACGCCCGCAAGGGTGTCCTCGCCCCGATCGACGAGTACGTCGGCAAGTCCCTGGACCTGACCGGCTTCTCCAAGACGCTCCTCGCGGCCGGCACGGTCGACGGCAAGCTGTACGGCGTGCCGTCCGGCATTGGCGTCAACATCCTCACGGTCAACGTCACCGGCCTGAAGAAGCTGGGCCTGGAGCTGCCGGACCGCGAGTGGACCTGGGCCGACCTGAAGAAGGTCGCGGTCGACGTCAACAAGAAGAGCGGCGGCAAGCAGTTCGGCGTCGACGACGGCGGTGGCGGCACCCTCCAGGCGTTCGAGGTGTTCGCCCGGGAGAAGGGCCAGACCTTCTTCGCCACGGACGGCAAGAAGCTCGGCTTCACCGCGGACACCCTCCAGGAGTGGTGGGAGTTCTGGGCCGAGATGCGCAAGGACAAGGCGTCCCCGCCGGCCGCGATCACCTCGGCCGCGCACAACGACCTCACCAAGAACGGCGTGGTCATCGGCAAGACCCTGTTCACCTTCGACTCCGGTGTCTACGGCGCGGGCGGCGCGATCACCGACGCGGTCCTGGACTTCCTGCCCACCCCGAAGGGCGACTGGTCCGGCGCCCGTGAGGGTAACTTCGTCAACGGCGGTGTCCTGCTGAGCGCCACCAAGGCCAGCAAGCACATCGCCGACTCGGTGAAGATCATGAGCTACTTCGCCCAGGACGCGACGGCTATCAAGGACATGCAGCTGCTGCGCGGCATCCCGCCGACCGAGAAGGCCCGCTCCCTCATAGCCGCCGGTCTGTCGGACACGGACAAGAAGTCCATGGACATCGCCGACTACATCTCCAAGCGGGTCGCCAAGGCGACCGACGCGCTGGCCGCCCCCCAGCCGCCGCCGAACGGCGCCGACCAGATCTGGGACCTGCTGTTCCAGTCCAACCTCGCCATCGCCTTCGGCAAGAAGTCCATCAAGGCGCAGCTGACCGCGTTCTTCGACCAGGCGGGATCGATTCTGTCGCAGTAG
- a CDS encoding ROK family transcriptional regulator has translation MAEATRLTESASTVFAVLAQAGSATRPQLASLAGLSKPTVSSAVSELESARLAAHSGTASSGTGRSAAVYRLGAAAGAVLAVDLGPALTRVRGCALDGTLLAQATGSRADAAAVVREALVALPADTPLRTIVVAVGDVTGQEEGARVRPATAKAGPVFDAMAVALPPGVPVHLENNVNCAALAELHEGAARGRHTFGYLRIGVGIGLGIVVGGQVLRGANGAAGELARLPYPWDEGREPRQEALEEYIGARSLLRRAAEAWQNADGPCPRTAERLFALAGEGRATARAVVGRHAADIGRLAAAVVAVLDPGLIVLGGSTGADPQLLPGVRAELERLSWPTEVVSSTVGDFGTVVGAARLAVARGVQTVTEAAQTKD, from the coding sequence GTGGCGGAAGCCACCCGCCTGACCGAGAGCGCGAGCACGGTCTTCGCCGTGCTGGCCCAGGCGGGCAGTGCGACCCGGCCGCAGCTCGCGAGCCTGGCGGGCCTGTCCAAGCCGACGGTGTCCTCCGCCGTCTCGGAACTGGAGAGCGCCCGGCTCGCCGCGCATTCCGGCACCGCGTCCAGCGGCACGGGCCGCTCCGCCGCCGTCTACCGTCTCGGAGCGGCCGCCGGGGCCGTGCTCGCCGTCGACCTCGGCCCCGCGCTCACCCGGGTACGCGGCTGCGCCCTGGACGGCACCCTGCTCGCCCAGGCCACCGGCTCCCGCGCGGACGCCGCCGCCGTCGTACGCGAGGCCCTCGTCGCGCTGCCCGCCGACACCCCGCTGCGCACCATCGTCGTCGCCGTCGGCGACGTCACCGGGCAGGAGGAGGGCGCCCGTGTGCGCCCCGCGACCGCCAAGGCCGGCCCCGTCTTCGACGCCATGGCCGTCGCGCTGCCGCCGGGTGTTCCCGTCCACCTAGAGAACAACGTCAACTGCGCGGCGCTCGCGGAGCTGCACGAGGGTGCCGCCCGCGGCCGCCACACCTTCGGCTATCTGCGGATCGGCGTGGGTATCGGCCTCGGCATCGTCGTCGGGGGTCAGGTGCTGCGCGGGGCGAACGGCGCCGCCGGAGAGCTGGCCCGTCTGCCCTACCCCTGGGACGAGGGCCGCGAGCCGCGCCAGGAGGCCCTGGAGGAGTACATCGGCGCACGCTCCCTGCTGCGCCGGGCCGCGGAGGCCTGGCAGAACGCCGACGGGCCGTGCCCCCGCACGGCCGAGCGGCTCTTCGCCCTCGCCGGAGAGGGCCGGGCCACGGCCCGGGCTGTCGTCGGCCGCCATGCCGCGGACATCGGCCGGCTCGCCGCCGCCGTGGTCGCCGTGCTGGACCCGGGACTGATCGTGCTGGGGGGCAGTACCGGCGCGGACCCGCAGCTCCTGCCGGGTGTGCGGGCCGAACTGGAGCGGCTGAGCTGGCCCACCGAGGTGGTCAGCAGCACGGTCGGGGACTTCGGCACCGTCGTGGGCGCCGCCCGGCTCGCGGTCGCCCGGGGAGTCCAAACCGTGACCGAGGCCGCGCAGACGAAGGATTGA
- a CDS encoding N-acetylglucosamine kinase — translation MQDAPPSCPIVVGIDVGGTKTHLRAVAEDGTVTDHLRTSSGWRPHDPEAAAAWLAALVHEALPAGTRPSAVAVGGHACETPRQCAGIRVALRELLDVPALVVGDAELLVPAAGLDKGVGLVAGTGSVAVGRLSDGSPVQVGGWGAVLGDEGGSAGLVREAARTAWAAHDRGEDPDELALGLIAAFGVSEVPALGAALESATDVSAEWGRHAPVVFAAAGAGSALARQVIAEGGRSLATLVVRLAQRGVAVDDVVVAGSTVLAQPALYDAFAAWLAEAVPGARPRPLRVPPVEGAVSLARSLV, via the coding sequence GTGCAGGACGCACCCCCCTCGTGCCCCATCGTGGTCGGTATCGACGTGGGCGGCACGAAGACCCATCTCCGCGCGGTGGCCGAGGACGGCACGGTCACCGATCACCTCCGTACGAGCAGCGGCTGGCGGCCGCACGACCCCGAGGCCGCCGCCGCCTGGCTGGCCGCGCTGGTCCATGAGGCCCTGCCGGCCGGCACCCGTCCGTCCGCCGTCGCCGTGGGCGGGCACGCCTGCGAGACACCCCGCCAGTGCGCCGGGATCCGTGTCGCGCTCCGGGAGCTTCTCGATGTGCCCGCGCTCGTCGTCGGCGACGCCGAACTCCTGGTCCCCGCCGCGGGCCTGGACAAGGGCGTCGGTCTGGTCGCCGGTACCGGCTCGGTGGCGGTGGGCCGGCTCTCCGACGGCAGCCCCGTTCAGGTCGGTGGCTGGGGTGCGGTGCTCGGCGACGAGGGCGGCTCGGCCGGTCTCGTCCGTGAGGCGGCGCGCACCGCGTGGGCCGCGCACGATCGCGGCGAGGACCCGGACGAGCTGGCCCTGGGACTCATCGCCGCGTTCGGGGTGAGCGAAGTGCCCGCCCTCGGCGCGGCGTTGGAGAGCGCCACGGACGTCTCGGCCGAGTGGGGCCGGCACGCGCCGGTCGTGTTCGCCGCCGCCGGGGCGGGCTCGGCCCTCGCCCGCCAGGTCATAGCCGAGGGCGGACGATCCCTCGCCACGCTCGTCGTACGACTCGCCCAACGCGGGGTCGCCGTCGACGACGTCGTCGTGGCCGGCAGTACCGTGCTCGCCCAACCCGCCCTGTACGACGCCTTCGCGGCATGGCTGGCCGAGGCCGTCCCGGGGGCGCGACCGAGGCCCCTGCGGGTGCCGCCGGTCGAAGGGGCCGTGTCGCTGGCCCGTTCACTCGTATGA
- a CDS encoding phosphatase PAP2 family protein — protein MPSPAGHHTTSSAGRLTVNRRGFLRTSLGASAGLLAAPTLVTWLAAADAKAATSPAAFVDDYTTNVLTNLTPETNAVVRILGGMAEVWKTGGAWNTGTPLMPEVLRANMRYCARITAARTDAQAKEAFIYDRQHQSYAIIAGLGPLADLYKSGSQAVTSITSAPDGTPSGKINDAVPSDAPAGSTLGAGSHDSALGKVAELVDTVRGNYASGNPSKYAYQYPRPWRMNEDSEVVDTGKVDALGYPVYDSAVVVAPQLLWQRSTAPVDDGGFPSGHTNAFHLAALAYAYAVPERFQELVTRAFELGHTRIMAGMHSTVDVLGGRIMATALAAATLADPANAALKAAARAQAAAYFQQQTGTTADTLYAYAHSAGVEADPYSDRAANARALTPRLTYVLTRHGRSEDLTVPKGAEVLLETRLPYLDAAQRREVLRTTALPSGYVLLDGFEQWGRLNLFAAADGYGAFDSDVTVTMDAAAGGFDAADTWRNDISGCGGLVKRGSGALALTGANRHTGGTVLEQGTLTAGSAGALGHGDVRVEGGTLRVAPGTAARVRGAYAQASGATLEVTLREGRIPALVVDRRVLLGRDSVLSLRLDADRPPASGTTVPVIWAPALRGQFGGITVQADGYRAVPVYTGEGLSVRLIKR, from the coding sequence ATGCCGTCACCAGCCGGGCACCACACCACCTCGTCGGCCGGTCGACTCACCGTCAACCGGCGGGGGTTCCTCAGAACCTCGCTGGGCGCCTCGGCCGGTCTGCTGGCCGCGCCGACCCTCGTCACCTGGCTCGCCGCCGCGGACGCGAAGGCCGCCACGAGCCCCGCCGCGTTCGTCGACGACTACACGACCAACGTCCTCACCAACCTGACGCCCGAGACCAACGCGGTGGTCCGGATCCTCGGCGGCATGGCCGAGGTGTGGAAGACAGGCGGCGCGTGGAACACGGGCACGCCGCTCATGCCCGAGGTGCTGCGCGCCAACATGCGCTACTGCGCCCGGATCACGGCCGCCCGCACCGACGCACAGGCGAAGGAGGCGTTCATCTACGACCGGCAGCACCAGAGTTACGCGATCATCGCGGGCCTGGGACCGCTGGCCGACCTCTACAAGTCGGGCTCCCAGGCGGTCACGTCGATCACCAGCGCACCCGACGGCACCCCCTCCGGGAAGATCAACGACGCCGTGCCGTCCGACGCTCCCGCCGGTTCCACGCTCGGCGCGGGCTCGCACGACTCGGCGCTCGGCAAGGTGGCCGAGCTGGTCGACACCGTGCGCGGCAACTACGCCTCGGGCAACCCGTCCAAGTACGCCTACCAGTACCCGCGTCCATGGCGCATGAACGAGGACAGCGAGGTCGTCGACACGGGCAAGGTCGACGCGCTCGGCTACCCGGTGTACGACTCCGCCGTGGTCGTCGCCCCGCAGTTGCTGTGGCAGCGCAGCACGGCCCCGGTCGACGACGGCGGCTTCCCCAGCGGGCACACCAACGCCTTCCATCTGGCGGCGCTGGCGTACGCGTACGCCGTTCCGGAGCGTTTCCAGGAGCTGGTGACCCGCGCCTTCGAGCTCGGCCACACCCGCATCATGGCGGGCATGCACTCCACCGTCGACGTCCTCGGCGGCCGCATCATGGCCACCGCGCTGGCCGCCGCCACGCTGGCCGACCCGGCCAACGCCGCCCTCAAGGCGGCGGCGCGCGCCCAGGCCGCCGCGTACTTCCAGCAGCAGACCGGCACGACGGCGGACACCCTGTACGCCTACGCGCACTCGGCGGGCGTCGAGGCCGACCCGTACTCCGACCGGGCCGCCAACGCCCGCGCGCTCACGCCCCGGCTGACGTACGTCCTGACCCGGCACGGCCGCTCCGAGGACCTGACCGTGCCCAAGGGCGCCGAGGTTCTGCTGGAGACGCGGCTGCCCTACCTCGACGCCGCGCAGCGCCGCGAGGTGCTCCGCACGACCGCGCTCCCCTCCGGGTACGTGCTGCTCGACGGCTTCGAGCAGTGGGGGCGCCTCAACCTGTTCGCCGCCGCCGACGGGTACGGCGCCTTCGACTCGGACGTGACCGTCACCATGGACGCGGCCGCTGGGGGCTTCGACGCGGCCGACACCTGGCGCAACGACATCTCCGGCTGCGGTGGCCTGGTCAAGCGCGGCAGCGGTGCGCTGGCCCTGACGGGAGCCAACCGTCACACGGGCGGCACGGTGCTGGAGCAGGGCACGCTGACGGCCGGTTCCGCGGGCGCGCTCGGCCACGGTGACGTCCGGGTGGAAGGCGGCACGCTGCGGGTGGCTCCGGGCACGGCGGCCCGGGTGCGCGGCGCCTACGCGCAGGCGTCCGGGGCGACCCTTGAGGTGACGCTCCGCGAGGGCCGCATACCCGCGCTGGTGGTGGACCGACGGGTGCTGCTGGGCCGGGACAGCGTGCTCTCGCTGCGGCTGGACGCCGACCGTCCGCCGGCCTCGGGAACCACGGTTCCGGTGATCTGGGCGCCCGCGCTGCGGGGCCAGTTCGGTGGCATCACCGTGCAGGCCGACGGATACCGGGCAGTGCCCGTGTACACGGGCGAGGGGCTGTCCGTACGACTGATCAAGCGCTGA
- a CDS encoding methylated-DNA--[protein]-cysteine S-methyltransferase → MTVCTTIDSPLGELLLVGEASVSAKGGTALASLSMPGQKRGAVVQDGWVEDADAFAEIASQLRAYFDGTLTDFDIEYVTSGSDFQQRVWKALETIPYGTTLSYGEIAARIGASRAAVRAVGTAIGANPLLVVRPCHRVIGANGALTGYAAGLERKRQLLDLEHVPS, encoded by the coding sequence ATGACGGTCTGCACGACCATCGACAGCCCCTTGGGCGAGCTGCTGCTCGTGGGCGAGGCGTCGGTCTCCGCGAAGGGCGGCACGGCGCTGGCCTCACTGTCCATGCCCGGCCAGAAGCGCGGGGCCGTCGTCCAGGACGGCTGGGTCGAGGACGCGGACGCGTTCGCGGAGATCGCCTCCCAGCTGCGCGCCTACTTCGACGGCACGCTCACCGACTTCGACATCGAGTACGTCACGAGCGGCAGCGACTTCCAGCAGCGGGTCTGGAAGGCCCTGGAGACCATCCCGTACGGGACCACGCTCAGCTACGGCGAGATCGCCGCGCGGATCGGCGCGTCCAGGGCCGCGGTGCGTGCCGTGGGCACGGCGATCGGCGCGAACCCGCTGCTGGTCGTGCGCCCCTGCCACCGGGTGATCGGTGCGAACGGAGCCCTTACCGGCTACGCCGCGGGGCTGGAGCGCAAGCGGCAGCTCCTTGATCTGGAGCATGTGCCTTCGTGA
- a CDS encoding GlxA family transcriptional regulator: MSHIVFFLVPGVHLLDLAGPAQVFSTAADFGHPYTLSYVAEQPQVSTAQGLPLVAGLDWPELGPEDLIVVPGWRSVALADSPAVGAAALQVLRDHHARGGTVASVCAGAEALGQAGLLDGRHCTTHHDVQDELALRHPNALVVRDVLFTADDRVITSAGIASGIDLALHLVATRHGPAVAAQVARDMVVYARRNGHEPQSSAMLRHRSHLDDTVHRAQDLIDARFDQPLPLPTLASAVGVSERTLTRLFSRATGLTPLRYQQTLRLERAQHLISHGATIDAAARSVGFEDPRMLRRLRARTA; this comes from the coding sequence GTGAGCCACATCGTCTTCTTCCTGGTGCCCGGAGTCCATTTGCTGGACCTGGCCGGTCCCGCGCAGGTCTTCTCCACCGCCGCCGACTTCGGGCACCCCTACACGCTCTCCTACGTCGCCGAGCAGCCCCAGGTCTCCACCGCCCAGGGGCTGCCGCTGGTGGCCGGGCTCGACTGGCCGGAGCTCGGGCCGGAGGATCTGATCGTGGTGCCCGGCTGGCGTTCGGTCGCGCTGGCCGACAGTCCCGCCGTCGGCGCCGCCGCCCTCCAGGTCCTCCGGGACCACCACGCCAGGGGCGGGACGGTCGCCAGCGTCTGCGCCGGAGCCGAGGCGCTCGGCCAGGCCGGTCTGCTCGACGGCCGCCACTGCACCACCCATCACGACGTGCAGGACGAGCTGGCCCTGCGCCACCCCAATGCGCTGGTCGTCCGCGACGTCCTGTTCACCGCCGACGACCGGGTGATCACCTCGGCCGGCATCGCCAGCGGCATCGATCTGGCCCTGCACCTGGTCGCGACCCGGCACGGCCCGGCCGTCGCCGCCCAGGTCGCCCGCGACATGGTCGTCTACGCCCGCCGCAACGGCCATGAACCGCAGTCCAGCGCGATGCTCCGGCACCGGTCCCACCTCGACGACACCGTGCACCGCGCCCAGGACCTCATCGACGCCCGCTTCGACCAACCGCTTCCCCTGCCCACCCTCGCCTCGGCCGTCGGCGTGAGCGAACGCACCCTCACCCGCCTCTTCAGCCGCGCCACCGGGCTCACCCCACTGCGCTACCAGCAGACCCTCCGCTTGGAACGCGCCCAGCACCTCATCAGCCACGGCGCGACGATCGACGCCGCCGCCCGCTCGGTCGGTTTCGAGGACCCGCGCATGCTGCGCCGCCTCCGCGCCCGCACGGCCTGA
- a CDS encoding cysteine hydrolase family protein, with product MTRALIVIDVQESFRARPLWETTSDLKIADQVNRLVRLAREAGELVVWVLHSEPGSGDVFDPALGHVRLMEELERADGEPLIHKTSHNAFTTTNLQQLLTEHGIRELTVCGIRTEQCVETTTRVASDLGYRVTFVVDATATNPIPHRDAPAGQSVAELLADPRTLAADEVIRRTEYALAGRFATIATVDELEAAAEPRA from the coding sequence ATGACCCGAGCACTGATCGTCATCGATGTCCAGGAGTCCTTCCGCGCCCGTCCGCTGTGGGAGACCACCTCCGACCTGAAGATCGCCGACCAGGTGAACCGCCTGGTCCGGCTCGCCCGCGAGGCCGGGGAGCTGGTGGTGTGGGTGCTGCACTCCGAGCCCGGCAGCGGCGATGTCTTCGACCCGGCCCTCGGCCATGTCCGGCTGATGGAGGAGCTGGAGCGGGCGGACGGGGAGCCGTTGATCCACAAGACCTCGCACAACGCCTTCACCACCACCAACCTCCAGCAACTCCTCACCGAACACGGCATCCGCGAGCTCACCGTCTGCGGTATCCGCACCGAGCAGTGCGTGGAGACCACCACCCGCGTCGCGAGTGACCTCGGCTACCGGGTCACCTTCGTCGTCGACGCGACCGCGACCAATCCCATCCCGCACCGTGACGCTCCCGCCGGCCAGAGCGTCGCCGAATTGCTGGCCGACCCCCGCACCCTGGCTGCCGACGAGGTCATCAGGCGCACCGAGTACGCCCTCGCGGGACGCTTCGCCACCATCGCGACGGTCGACGAGCTGGAGGCCGCGGCGGAACCTCGGGCATGA
- a CDS encoding SGNH/GDSL hydrolase family protein, which translates to MNRRPSLVSLVVAGILAASAALTSHSGLTPHSASAPHTTSTPHSAETADSPRENARWVNTWVSMPQLTEPGNMPPGPFTQDKLVLADATVRQTVQVSVGGRHMRLRFSNAFGGAVLPITAVSVALPVDGRAGVSAIRPGTSRSVTFHGRSSVVVPVGAQMVSDPLDFDLEPGSNLTVTTYLAQGQASNDITSHPGSRTTSYLQAGNHVMDDDLAGATPANHWYFLSGVETWSRAGTAAAVMLGDSLTDGRGSTTNGNNRWPDQLLKRLRSQADTAGTAILNQAAGGNRMLNDGLGPSALARLDRDVLAQSGVNWLLVFEGVNDIGTAEPTQAAQKQVTDDLIAAYDQIVVRAHAQGIRVYGATLTPFGGNALYDDADGYREASRQAVNQWIRTSGRFDAVVDFDKAARDPLQPVRLLATIDDGDHLHLNPAGYQLLADTVPARLFQPGPLPKDSGLDEASPS; encoded by the coding sequence ATGAATCGAAGACCGTCGCTAGTGAGCCTCGTGGTCGCGGGGATTCTCGCGGCCTCCGCCGCCTTGACTTCTCACTCCGGCCTCACTCCTCACTCGGCCTCCGCTCCTCACACGACCTCCACTCCTCACTCGGCCGAGACGGCCGACTCCCCACGCGAGAACGCGCGTTGGGTGAACACCTGGGTGTCCATGCCGCAGCTCACGGAGCCCGGCAACATGCCACCCGGCCCGTTCACACAGGACAAGCTCGTACTGGCCGATGCCACGGTGCGGCAGACCGTCCAGGTGTCGGTCGGCGGACGGCACATGAGACTGCGCTTCTCGAACGCGTTCGGGGGTGCGGTGCTGCCGATCACCGCCGTCTCGGTGGCCTTACCGGTCGACGGACGGGCGGGCGTCAGTGCGATCCGGCCGGGGACCTCCCGGTCGGTGACGTTCCACGGCCGGTCCTCGGTGGTGGTGCCGGTCGGAGCGCAGATGGTTTCCGATCCACTGGACTTCGACCTGGAGCCGGGCTCCAATCTCACCGTGACGACGTACCTGGCCCAAGGGCAGGCGTCCAACGACATCACGTCCCATCCCGGTTCCCGAACCACCTCCTACCTGCAGGCCGGGAACCACGTCATGGACGACGACTTGGCCGGCGCCACGCCGGCCAACCACTGGTACTTCCTGAGCGGCGTCGAGACGTGGTCCAGGGCCGGCACCGCGGCGGCCGTCATGCTGGGCGACTCGCTGACGGACGGCCGCGGCTCCACGACCAACGGGAACAACCGCTGGCCGGACCAGCTGCTCAAACGCCTGCGGTCCCAGGCAGACACGGCGGGCACCGCGATCCTCAATCAGGCGGCGGGCGGCAACCGGATGCTCAACGACGGTCTGGGCCCGAGCGCGCTCGCGCGCCTCGACCGTGACGTGCTGGCGCAGAGCGGGGTCAACTGGCTGCTCGTCTTCGAAGGCGTCAACGACATCGGGACCGCCGAGCCCACGCAAGCCGCCCAGAAGCAGGTCACGGACGACCTGATCGCGGCCTACGACCAGATCGTCGTCAGGGCGCACGCGCAGGGCATCCGGGTGTACGGGGCCACGCTGACTCCCTTTGGAGGCAACGCGCTCTACGACGACGCGGACGGGTACCGCGAGGCGTCCCGGCAGGCCGTCAACCAGTGGATTCGCACCAGCGGCCGCTTCGATGCCGTGGTCGACTTCGACAAGGCGGCCCGAGACCCGCTGCAACCCGTACGGCTCCTGGCGACGATCGACGACGGTGATCATCTGCATCTCAACCCGGCCGGCTACCAGCTCCTCGCCGACACCGTCCCTGCCCGGCTGTTCCAGCCCGGGCCGCTCCCCAAGGACTCCGGACTCGATGAGGCCTCGCCGTCCTGA
- a CDS encoding alpha/beta fold hydrolase, translated as MQEKVRATIELSAGTIEYEDTGGDGPVLVLLHGLMMDASLWDGPVADLAADHRCVVPTLPLGAHRRAMRADADLSLPGVARLVAEFLDRLGLRDVVLVGNDTGGALVQLLMCDGADRVGRAVLVSCDAFDNFPPGLTGKTLVLSGRLPPRLFGLFMQQMRLRMLRRLPIAFGWLTRRGDAATARWIGPVLRQPDIRRDAVRVLRAAAADTGLLLSTAARLPGFKRPALVVWAAEDRVMPPEHGRRLAALLPQGRLAEVADSYTLVPLDQPAELARLIREFTRAPHTG; from the coding sequence ATGCAGGAGAAGGTCCGCGCCACGATCGAGCTGTCCGCCGGGACGATCGAGTACGAGGACACCGGCGGTGACGGTCCCGTGCTGGTGCTGCTGCACGGTCTGATGATGGACGCCTCGCTGTGGGACGGGCCTGTCGCGGACCTCGCCGCCGACCATCGCTGCGTCGTCCCGACGCTCCCCCTCGGCGCCCATCGCCGGGCGATGCGCGCGGACGCCGATCTTTCACTGCCCGGGGTGGCCCGTCTGGTCGCCGAGTTCCTCGACCGTCTCGGCCTGCGGGATGTCGTCCTCGTCGGCAATGACACCGGCGGGGCGCTCGTCCAGCTGCTGATGTGCGACGGCGCGGATCGCGTGGGCCGGGCCGTTCTCGTCTCGTGCGACGCGTTCGACAACTTCCCGCCCGGGCTGACGGGCAAAACGCTCGTGCTCTCCGGCAGGCTCCCGCCCCGGCTGTTCGGGCTCTTCATGCAGCAGATGCGGCTCCGGATGCTCCGACGGCTCCCGATCGCCTTCGGGTGGCTGACCCGACGAGGGGACGCGGCGACAGCGCGTTGGATCGGGCCGGTCCTGCGGCAGCCCGACATCCGCCGCGACGCCGTACGCGTCCTGCGTGCCGCGGCGGCCGACACGGGCCTCCTGCTGTCCACAGCCGCACGCCTGCCCGGCTTCAAGCGTCCCGCCCTGGTGGTCTGGGCCGCCGAAGACCGGGTGATGCCGCCCGAGCACGGCCGACGCCTCGCCGCACTCCTGCCGCAGGGCCGGCTGGCCGAGGTCGCGGACAGCTACACCCTCGTCCCACTGGACCAGCCGGCGGAACTCGCCAGGCTGATCCGGGAGTTCACCCGCGCACCGCACACCGGCTGA
- a CDS encoding isochorismatase family protein, which produces MPHTTALLVIDMQNTLVAIAHRAAETVTVIAGLRERAKAAGVPIVTIQHRGDGLEAGTEGWRVAPALAPADDETVIHKTAVDGFLDTDLDKTLKALGVTEVVVTGFATEMCVDTTARQALSHRYDLVLVADGHTTSVRPDTGELASPERSIAHHNELFRHIGYPGRSIRVLPASEVDFAAGRSA; this is translated from the coding sequence ATGCCTCACACCACCGCCCTCCTCGTCATCGACATGCAGAACACGCTGGTGGCCATCGCGCACCGGGCCGCCGAGACCGTCACCGTGATCGCCGGGTTGCGTGAACGCGCCAAGGCGGCCGGTGTGCCGATCGTGACGATCCAGCACCGGGGTGACGGTCTGGAGGCCGGGACCGAGGGCTGGCGGGTCGCGCCCGCTCTCGCCCCCGCCGACGACGAGACGGTCATCCACAAGACCGCGGTGGACGGTTTCCTCGACACCGACCTCGACAAGACCCTCAAGGCCCTGGGAGTCACCGAGGTCGTCGTCACCGGGTTCGCCACCGAGATGTGCGTCGACACCACGGCACGACAGGCCTTGAGCCACCGGTACGACCTGGTACTCGTCGCCGACGGACACACCACGTCCGTCCGGCCCGACACGGGCGAGCTCGCCTCGCCCGAGCGGTCGATCGCGCATCACAACGAGCTCTTCCGGCATATCGGTTACCCCGGGCGGAGCATCCGTGTGCTGCCCGCCTCGGAGGTGGACTTCGCCGCGGGCCGGAGCGCCTGA